The Macrobrachium rosenbergii isolate ZJJX-2024 chromosome 22, ASM4041242v1, whole genome shotgun sequence DNA segment CACTATAGCTAAAACTCTGATGAATAATGGAAACACTCGATGTTTCGACATGAACGTGGGCAGTgagagaatataaacaaatcCCTTTAGTTAAGCTACCGTTATTTCCTGTAACCCATCAGGCATCATTGCGTAGAGACAATGACCCAATAACATTTCGGCATTTCctggtcagaaaaaaaaaaaaaatggttatcagCCCTAAGGGTATTGTTCAGTCGTGTTGACATTCTTGAAAGTTGGAGAAAAATTGGCATCGAGTATTTCCGGATGTTTCTTTTGAACAACAATCACtttgatttttgttcttaaacgtataaatctttttttattcttcctaatAAAGTTTCCCTGACTAAACTGATTGTCTTGTTGGCTTCCACTATTAGCAccttaatggaaaagaaattgttttcaaGACTGCTGTCTACTCTACACTTCTTAAAACTATGGCAGTGAGAGTTATAACTGCAGTAATTTTTCTACATTCTTCCttatccatcatcatcattatcattatcatcattgcctTTTTTGCATCAGTCACATTATCCCTCTTATCCCTTATTAATGCCCTCGCAGACTTTTCTGTCATCATTGTCTTTCTTCTGATGATGATGAGTTATTATTGCCTCTTCCTTCTtttggaaagatatttttctccttttctttttacaCGATTAATTCAATGATAATTCTGTAGGCCACTGTGACAATGATGCCACTCGCTGATTACAAGGCTGTGTCGACATCATCAGGCTGTTTGTCCAAATATTCTCTTGATCTCTTTTGGAGCTTCATTCAAAATTACTACCTAGGCTCAAGCGCTTACCACGTTCCACTTTTGCTTCTTCATTTCTCCCTAAAATCTGTTACAcgcacatttttacttttttctgttcctttattCATATTGTAGGTCTTTTTCGATATTTAAAGCTTCTTTCTTTTACCTTATATCCCAGCACTTTACTTCCAGCAGATTGGTTTACATTCTTAAATCGAGCTATTCCTTGCTGAGTGTCTGCTCGTCCTCAGATATTGTTTCTTAGAACCGTAGATCAATTTTGACATCAGGTATCAATTGCCTCTTGATGTTCagctttgaaaaaattatatattaaactagATATTCTGTCAGCTTTTCCATTTGGGTGTTTTTACTTTCAGCTTTTGTATGGTAATGAcaagttggaatggaatggaatatatgatttaggccaaaggctaagcactgcgacttatgaggtcattcaacaccgcaaggaaaattgaaagtaaaggagattttaaaggtgtaacgggagaaaatctcgctgttgcactatgaaacaaatgttaagagagggtggaaagtaagatggaagaaagagaatatgaatgtaagTAGAGCAGtcggaatgaaagggggttgcagctaggggtcgaagggacgctgcaaagaaccctaggtaatgcctacagtgcaccgagtgaggtgcactgatggcactacctcaaTACGGGAATGACAAACTGGCGATCAATGCCGACATCAGTTCATCTGTAGATGTGCCAGTGTATTTTTGCTCGAAAAGAGGACCTCCAATTGCCAAATTATTGCAGCACAGAAAGCAATAAATTTTAGACCACTTTCGTGTGCAGTCTCTCCCGGGCCTTCCTAATCTTTTGCTTCATCCATACCTTCTTTCCTCCTAACAACTTTTGCATTCGTATCACCAGCAACAATTCTCATATATTATCTCTTTgggatttttcatttataaccGATATTGTTTTAGTTCCTCCCCTTCAAGAATGTGAAATAGTCTACCTTTGCCTGTGATTCATGGTTACCTTAACCGACCTCCTTCTAAAGAATGGCATTATATTCCCCAGCCCCCGGCCCGCCCCCCAACAAGAAGGATTCCATGAACATAAGCTTTCTTTCCAGTGCCAAAGCTCAGATTTTTAACATATATGCCCTGTTGGTCTCctcactgttttttttatcattattattgtagtatCTGTTGTTGTGAGGGTGGTGACGTGTAATGTCTTTACAAATGACATTATCAGAATCTAGACAAAAATGATAGCTACATAAACACTGATTAATCTCTTTTACCTTTAATCCCAGGGCAGCTGAATCCTTTCTCAAGAGGACTCCGTTCAGTGGGGATGTCCACCTCCCTCCCCGTCCCACCAGACACTGAACGTCTACCAACGATCCTCCGTGATAACAGAGGACGCGAAGACGCCTACGACTATCTGGAACTCAGCAGCCAGAGTCCAGAGGAACCTGTACGGCCTCTCATTCCCATGGCAGCCACAGGAGCCACTGGGACATTTGTCCTGCCGTCGCAACCGGTGTTCGACGACGCGGCGCCAAGGAATGTCGCCGCCGTCAGGGGAAACTCTGCCTACCTCCACTGCATCGTCCACAACTTGGCGAATAAGAGTGTGAGTATTGGTTCTCATTTTCTCCTTCTGTGTTCTTATACTGTAACTGTTCATGGCTGTCCAAGGAGGTCAGTCTACAGGGAGCAACAATGATCTCTAAGGTaagaaattagttattttttcaaaCGTAGTTCGTTTCTTCAGGTTTCTCGTCTttaattcagatacattttttaATCCGTAGCATAGACCTATCGTTCAAACAGTGCTACGTAATACTTAAAATTCCAATTGACATAAAGATAATTGAACCATATTATTTAGAAACGTCAAAATTCTCAGAACATGCTCATGAGGAACATTAAATAAATGGTTACAAGCCTAAAGTCTGCTGTGAAAATGTAGTCTCTTGTTGCTGTTCATTTTATGGGCAGTAATCCTTGAGAGAGAGTACTCATTCCTGTCTCTGTCTGTTGATTTAACCAAAGCAATGATTTTAATACAATTAACGCCTCAAAGTAATTAGACCCTAAGAATGATATGCGGCATTTTAAACTGTCCTAGAATTGAGCATATTCCTTTTCCAGTTTAGGGGAAAAAAAGACTctgaatacatataatttttttgtttttcttttagtttcctgtaacgATTAGGATCACaaaaaaaatagtcatcattTTCGTCACTCAGCTTTCCTtggtaatttttgtaatttggcCTGCAAATGCAACTTTTTTGATAGCCCTATGGCTTAATAGTGAGCAGAATCGTAAGGTCAACACATGGTGCTCTACTAACAGATCTGCTCTGAGTTTTCCAGTCTGTTTTGGTCTAATTCCCTTCAACGAAAAACAGTCATTCCTGTGCTTCATTACTAATACTTTAAAGTCCAGCCTTGGTATTTACTTGCTGTACAGTGACGGCTCGTGACTTTAAATTAGTGGGTATGCTGATTCAGAAAATGTTTGGGCATTATTTTGATGCTGTGCACAACGGAATACAGACACAGAGAAAGAAGActtatttactgtataatgataaaatcctGAACAAGGAATTTGTTTTGACGTTACATATAAATTGTTCCGGTTCAACTTGATCCattcatttatgaatgaaatccATTCTTCTCGTTTTATATGAGGCGAAAAGATTGCTTGAATTgatgtattaatttattgttaaaattctaATTAGATTTTATAACAATAAAGTTAAATGCACATGATAAGAACTATATATGGACGTTTTGTATAACAAAAGCGGCTGATTACAGCAAATAATGATCGTCAATTAGTCATACTAATTTCAGTAACTGTTATCTCCTTTTAGCAGAATGCTATCAGTACCTACCATTTCACTTTCTGTCGCAGTAAACTTACGTCTGTTGAGCTTGTATTTTAAAGTGTGGGCTTTCTTACCCTAGTATATGTAAGTATGAGTATTTAAGTAGAATATGACGACTATCATCTACAGTTTATCACATTCATGTAATCCAATTGTTAGTATGATACACCAAAGGGGTCACACAGTGATACAAAACGTAAACACAGTCTATGTTTAAAATATCTGCTGTTCACAGGTTTCTTGGATACGTCAAAGGGACCTCCATATCCTAACGGTCGGTCGATACACGTACACGACGGACGGTCGATACCAGGTCATACACTCGAGACTTTCGGCCGACTGGATACTGAAAATCAAATACGCCCAAGAGCGTGACTCGGGTGTCTACGAGTGCCAGGTGTCGACGAAGCCCATTAAGTCCTACGCGGTCCGTCTCCACGTTTTCAGTGAGTATGAATGAATGCCTGCAGCGCTCGTTACACGTCAAtggaaaattaagatttttattgaGTTCATCTGAGGTTGTTctacaaaatataatgaattcaatTCAAGATATCAACATGTTTCATGTGATTTATTTCAATGGAGTTTTGTATTAGTTTGCTTGAACTTCATCACAAATTCCATGAACATTGcttaaatacaaaaacttttgcatcatttaagattttgttttagaattgTGCGGAATAtctaaaatgtaatttaattcggagttatttgtttttagttttcttttctgtaaaagaaaactactgagatggctaattgtctgtccgtccgcactttttctgtccgccttcagatcttaataactactgaggctagagggctgcaaattggtatgttgatcatccaccctccaaattgcagccctctagcctcctcactcgtttttttttttatttaaggttaaagttagccatgatcgtgcgtctgggacgctttagtgccaacaacacatgccaccaccgggccgtggctgcaagtgtcacgggccgcggctaagattTTCATATGCCGTGGcagtacaggaaactcgattgcgctgaagaaaatccggcgcattttttgctggttttaatattgtaaatactCTATTTTGATTTGAGCTTTACAGTCCAGACAGTGAATGCCATCAAAAACTGTAAATGTTTTGACAGTCTCTTCTAAAATGAGGAATGTAGCAAACATAAAACTAACATTCTAAAGCAACTTGTTTGGTTTCGCTTGATGCCACCACACAGCACTTCGCTCAATTTTCCGAAAAACGTCTGAAAACAGATTATATCATGTTTCATtatcatatcaaaatatttccatgaaaaaCTATCTTTCTACTTATCTTGCAAATTAGATTAATTAATCATACCTTGATAATTATAAATCAACGTTACACTGAATATATAAGCTGACTGTATGATTTATGTGTGTATGCTGAACGTGAGGAAACTAAAAACACTGATTGCATATCATTGCTATTTTCGTCAAAAAAGATCTGAAGACATGAAAAGTGGAATTCTGTATTTTATGCAAACGCTCCTATTCCTATCTCTCGCTTGCTGACCGCAAGAGGAACATAAATGGGATTAGATACCGAATTAACTCTGACTTTGCAATAGGCTACTATGCCATATTGCTTCATCGTATAACGAAGTaatcagtgacaaaaaaaatcataggGTTTCTGATACGTGTAAGTTAAAACACCAAAAAATGATTACCATCCAAAATCATCGATTTTGTATCAGTTTATAACTTCCATTGCATGAAATCAAAACTTTCAGGAAAAGGGAGCATTTGGTAGGCCTTTGGTATCACCTTAGTTTAAGAAAGAGCccctttttttcgtttgtttacaAATCAGCAGTAACACTCGCTTTATGAAAGTGAATTTAGAAGAAAACGCGAAGTACTACTGTAGATAAGCCTCATGTAGTATTTTCCAGCCGCCCCTCGAGCGACGATCATCGGGTCTCCAGATATGCACGTGAACAAGGGGTCAACTGTCAACCTGACCTGCGTCATCACTCACAGCCCAGAACCTCCGGAATTCATTCACTGGAAACACAACGGAATTGTAAGTATCAGGGTAAATATATGGGAAATGAAGAGTGAGGTGACAGGGGAACTGTTGACCTGTTGACCTACAAGTGAGAACTACCTTTGACCTAATGAAGAGTGGGAAAGCAGGGGAACTGTATGACCTTTGACCTAATGAAGAGTGAGAAAGCATGGGAACTGTATGACCTTTGACCTAATGAAGAGTGAGGTAGCAGAGGAACTGTATGACCTTTTGCCTAATATATAGTGAGGTAGCAGGGGATCTGTATGACTTTTGACCTAATGAAGAGTGAGGTAGCAGGGGAACTATATGACCTTTGACCTAATGAAGAGTGAGGAAGCAGGGGAACTGTATGACCTTTGACCTAATGAAGATTGAGGTAGTATGGTAACTGTATGACCTTTGACCTAATGCACATGAGGAGGTAGCAGGGGAATTGCATGACCTTTGACCTAATGCAGAGTGAGGAGGTAGCAGGGGAACTGTATGACCTTTGACCTAATGAAGAGTGAGGTAGCAGGGGAACTGTATGACCTTTGACCTAATGAAGAGTGAGGTAGCAGGGGAACTGTATGACCTTTGACCTAATGCAGAGTAAGGAGGTTGGGGAACCTAATGAAGAGTGAGGTAGCAGGGGAACTGTATGACCTTTGGCCTAATGAAGATTGAGGTAGCAGTTAActgttgacctttgacctaatgAAGAGTGAGATAACGGGGAACTGCCTAATGAAGTTTGAACATGGGAACTGTATGACCTTTGAGCCTGTATGAAAGTAATGAAGGTGAGGTAGCCTGTATGACTTTTGACCTAATGAAGAGTGTGGTAGCAGGGAACTGTATGACCTTTTGACCTAATGCAGAGTGGGGAGGACCTAGTAGCAGGGGAACCGTATGACTTTTGAGCTAATGAAGAGTGAGATACAGAATAAAAGAGAATGGAGACGTAGTTAGTGTAACCTTTATCTTGACTATGACTGTTCCACTTATAAGAAAATTgagtcattttttttgtttattgcccAAGTAAACCTCACTGAAATACTATATAATTTCACACAGTGCTGAAGCACTGTTTAAGGCAAACCCCTTTCCTCTCCACCACAATATTCAGTTTCTGAAGTTACTTCAAATATGGtaaaacttatattttgaatgataaaagtaaattACCTAGTCAGTTATCCATTCataatctatctataataataaaatcatcataGTTAACCATTCTGCaatagtgtgttttttttaaaggctgATTAAGTTAAGCTTTTTCTTTCTTGCACGTTATCAATGATGTGCCTGGGACTTGTCTTATAAGCAGCCATAAAATAGGACtgtcatttcatatataaacttcGATAATATGCTCTAGTTATGCTGCGTATTTTAGGATGCATAATGCTTTGTTATTTGTGATGGCTTGTCTTGttcttttaatatcttcttttccttccatttccataataatgttttaaaaacgaCAATTTCAAAATGGTAACCTGCCTCTGGGTAGAGACAtaagtgcatattttttttttaaatcttcttccCGAATATCGCCACTTTCAAAAAGGGACAGTATAATCTTGGGTAAAGAGAAGGAATAGATGACCAAATTAGAAGAAAAAGCGACTCTTTCTGAAGAAATTTGCTTTTCCTTTAAATGGGGTCATTTTCTGATAGTGATCAGTCTCTTTTCTAGAGAAGAAGACTTCAAATCAATTCTCTGACATATTTTCTAACCAATCTGGATTTCACCGAGAGTCCACTGAGAATTCGGGTGTACTACACAGAACTTGTAGGGAAGTTGCACTGGTATTGTCATAAGAATTTAACATGTTGTTTTTCAAAGCAGGAGTTGAGCTATGATTCCCCTCAAGGGTGGTATCACAATGGTCACGGAACGGGGAACACTACCACGGGGTATCTGCTTATGAAGGTAAGGTCTTCCTGAAATGGCTTTCTTTAATGATAAAGCGATATTTTTATGGATCATTCCTTCTGGAAGTCAATATGGTGATCtatatcaaggagagagagagagagagagagagagagagagagagagagagagagagagcattagtgTGTTGAGCTAAGATAGTTCCAAGCTATTTACAAGAATTCTTATTTGAAGAAAGTTGATGAGAGATAGTGCTATTTGAGGACACGATCAGGAacgatttccatttttttttatttgtgagtatgatttgttgttatatataggAAGCATAATTAGAAAACAAACACTAGGGTTTGGAAGGGAAATGCCTTCCTGTGTACATGATCTTCTTACATTAGTTCTTATTCAATGCTGCAGTTTGGAAAACTTTTGCTTGGCGGGATGCGCCAGTTCTAAAGTGGTGACCCGGTtacaaaaacttatatttaacagtttttgtTATGGACACTATTGTTCCATGTGCTGATACTAACCACAAACCAATATCTTCATTCAAACACTCACTgcgaattatttttaatttcaacagGTGTTCTAGTACTCATTTCTATGAATTGTACATTATTTATCAAGTTCCTTGTTCATTTTCTCAGGAAGCGCGGGCATCTGACACAGGTAACTACACCTGTGCTCCTTCCAACACGTCGCCATCTGATTTACGCTTACACGTCCTCGACGGTAAGTAGATGCAAATGCCGATTCTTAGACAATGGAACGAATTAAGAATTTCGTTCTTTGTAGGCTTTGATTTATCTAATTTATCAGCAAGACAAACTTTTCTCATCACGAATCGATTTATTGTTGTTGTCAATGTTAATTCgaaatgtattaagaaaataGTACTTTAAAGACCTTATCTAGTGTATCAATAAGGTTAGATAAAAAGTTTGTCTGTCTTTTTATCAAGAATGGATTTATTATTGATATCATATTGATATCAAAGTTAATTCGAAATGCATTTTGGAGTTGTATGTGTTTTCTTTCCTGGCAATGGGTCGGGAATTCAGATCACTGTTtaggagaataataaaaaaaataataatgtcattcaACCTCAAAAACATCTGAGAGGCTACTCTATTACAAACGTAAGTCAAAACAAATAATTCTCTTAACTCTTCTATTATTCTGTCTATTTATGTTGCTGTTTGGTGGTTACTGCTCCAATCAATAGAACataaacagagaaatatatatatatatatatatatatatatatatatatatatatatatatatatatatatatatacaactggaATCTAAAAATATTATCCAAAAGTAACGAGTAATAAAAAAACGTAAGAGTGTTAGTTACTAAATGGCAAATAAAAACCTTCCAGAAAGTAAAATAAGCGCACTAACGAAGCATGCAATTTTCCCCCACAGGCGAACTGCCGGCGGCCATGCAGACAAATTCTGCTCCTGTCGCGTCATTGATGACTACAGGATCCGGCTTCGTTTTACTAACTCTCCTAAGTGCGCTGTCCACTGCAGCGTCGCAGGAACTCCTTTTCGCAGCGACTGGTGGTGGTGTCCCCGGGGAATCCTGAGTTTTCAGCGCGATTAACGTTCACTAAAAAAGGAAATTCTCTTCTCGTGGCGACGATATTGACAAAATATACTTATTTGGGTTGTGATTTCTGACCTTACTTGTGTGCTCGCTGACTGGGTCTGTTGAGAGTTGACACCTTTCCCATTGTGCCTCAGAGATGAAGACCCTGAGAACTATGATGCAGAAAACGAAAGAAGAGATGGAGCCAGGAGCGAGAATGGCAGAGGGCAAGTGGGAGTGGCTCCTATGATGGAGAAAACTGAGAAAGGACAGCTGGATGGGGAGGTCACCTGATGAGAATGGATGAGAATAGAATTGCAAAGATGA contains these protein-coding regions:
- the LOC136850370 gene encoding zwei Ig domain protein zig-8-like; the encoded protein is MSTSLPVPPDTERLPTILRDNRGREDAYDYLELSSQSPEEPVRPLIPMAATGATGTFVLPSQPVFDDAAPRNVAAVRGNSAYLHCIVHNLANKSVSWIRQRDLHILTVGRYTYTTDGRYQVIHSRLSADWILKIKYAQERDSGVYECQVSTKPIKSYAVRLHVFTAPRATIIGSPDMHVNKGSTVNLTCVITHSPEPPEFIHWKHNGIELSYDSPQGWYHNGHGTGNTTTGYLLMKEARASDTGNYTCAPSNTSPSDLRLHVLDGELPAAMQTNSAPVASLMTTGSGFVLLTLLSALSTAASQELLFAATGGGVPGES